The region TTTTATTAAATTTTAGATAAAAAAACCTAGCGCAATACCTACTAAAATAGCCAAAAGTTTAGCTAAATTAAATTTATGTCCTTCGCTACTTTCAAAAATAATAGTTGATGAAATATGAAACAAAATTCCAATTACAAAAGCCGAAATTGGTACATAATAATCAACTAGAAAAGTTAAATTATCAGCTAAAAATGTTCCTAAAGGCGTCATAAAAGCAAAAACAATCATAAACAAAAATATAATTCTTTTGTTTAAATGTGCTTGTATAAAAAACAAGGTTAAAATAATTGCAATAGGGAAGTGGTGCACTGCAATTGCCCAAGCCAAATGGTTATGTTGACTTATAGGCATACCTTCGAACAATGCATGTAAACACAAGCTACCAAATAATAACCAAGGCATAGAAGTTATTTTTTCATGAGAATGTACATGACCATGTTCTGCCCCTTTTGAAAAATATTCTAAAATTATCTGAAAAATAATTCCCAACATAATAAACAAACCAATTTGTTTCATTGCATCATGGTCGTGATTATGTTGCACTATTTGTGTTTTATTTTCATGCAAATTTTCAGTTTCATTAGCATGGTTGTGTTGATCATGTGAATGCTGGTGCGGTTCAATAGTATAATTTGTTGTTGCTTCTTTTTCTACAATGATTTCAATATTTTTTTTGTGTTTCCCCTCAATAACATAAGCGTAAACTTCTGGCAATAAATGCGAAACGGTCATTGTTAATAAAAACGAGCCACTAAAAGCTAACAATAATTTAATAACTTTTTTCTTTTTAAGTTTTACTACGCTTGAAACCAAAAAACCTAAAAAAACAGCAATAAAAGGTAAAAAATAGGTTATCATTATTTAAATATCATTATTAAACGATCTGATTCTTTCTCGTTAAATTTATGTAATTTATAATCGCCAAATGTATCTAATAAAAAAATGCCTGCTTGCTCCATCATTTCTTCAAAATTGGCTAAAGTAAGTGCTTTTACTTTTTCTGTAAATTCATAATTTTCGTTATTATACTCAAATGAAATGTTTTTAAAGATAAAATTGTTTTCACTCCAACGTTTAATTGTAAAAACAATACCATCAACCTCTTTAACTTCATTTTGCATCAAATTTTCTAGTACTTTATGTACATTCATAAAATCTAAAACGGCAAAACCATACTCACTTAAACTATTTTTTATAGCAGTTAATGCTATT is a window of Myroides sp. JBRI-B21084 DNA encoding:
- a CDS encoding ZIP family metal transporter, with amino-acid sequence MTYFLPFIAVFLGFLVSSVVKLKKKKVIKLLLAFSGSFLLTMTVSHLLPEVYAYVIEGKHKKNIEIIVEKEATTNYTIEPHQHSHDQHNHANETENLHENKTQIVQHNHDHDAMKQIGLFIMLGIIFQIILEYFSKGAEHGHVHSHEKITSMPWLLFGSLCLHALFEGMPISQHNHLAWAIAVHHFPIAIILTLFFIQAHLNKRIIFLFMIVFAFMTPLGTFLADNLTFLVDYYVPISAFVIGILFHISSTIIFESSEGHKFNLAKLLAILVGIALGFFI